TGGCTGGCTCGCTGCGGCCTGGCTGACCTGGACGGCATCAGCTCCTTTCCTGCCCTGAAGGTGGGTCTGCCctgccctgggtgggggaggagaggggcaggGCGCAcagggggcaggaggtggggggcggCCCTGGCTGAGTACCCCCTCCCCCGCTGTGCCCCCCAGGAACTCTACCTCTCCTACAACGACATCTGGGACCTGAGCCCGCTGTGCCTGCTAGAGCAGCTGGAGGTGCTGGACCTAGAAGGCAACTGTGTGGAGGACCTGGGGCAGCTGCGTTACTTGCAGCTGTGCCCGCGGCTGGCCACGCTCATCctggagggcaacccactctgccTGTGGCCAGGCCCCGGCCCAGCCCACCAGGTGGGCACCACCAGGAGGGAGGCCATCTGTGGTGCCAGCCCCTCAGCCAGCCGGGGGACCGCTTTGCCCGCCTGAACGGGCCAGGTCACAGCAGACCCCGGGGGACCCGCCCAGGGCACATCGGGGCCTCCTCACTGGGAGCTCCTCCTCATATTGCTGGGGGCCCGGCGGCCACCCCCACACCGCCCTGGGCCATGCACGACTGGACTCCGAAGGGTCACACATACCCCGGCCAGGCCCTAGCTCATGTGTGCTCCCGGGAGAGGTCTGTGCACACGCCATGCAGAGCGCAGTCTCCACGTGGAGTCGTGTATGCATACCCCGCAAGCTCCATTCAGAGGTGCCCCTGTGCTGGGGGTCGCACCCCCTCAGCCAGAGCTCCCTCCGCCTGCCCGGCTGCTTCCACCACCCACAGGGCCAAGCTCTGAACTCAGGGCAGTCCTGCAGGCCAGAGGGTAGCCCTGGACCCTGGCAGTGAGCCCACAGAGCGCAATCATATGTGGGCAACAGCCTAGGGTCCCAGCAGTCCCCGAGGTTCCAAAGTGACCCAGGTGGGCCTGGCCCCAGCAACCCCCAGCTCCCCAGTGGGGCTAGGGGAGCAGCTCAGGCCCAGGCTGGCCTGATGGGTCCGCTGGACTCAGGCCCGCCCCCCACCTGCAGGTGCCCCGAGGCTACAACTACAGGGCAGAGGTCAGGAAGCTCATCCCCCAGCTGCAGGTCCTGGACGAGCTGCCCGCTGCGCACACAGGCCTGCCGGCCTCTCGGAAGCTGGACCAGGACTGGCTCCTGGTGAAGGAGGCCATCAAGGAGGGCTGTATCCTAGACAGCCTGCTTCCCAGGCCAGGTACAGGCAGCCACGTCCAAGGGCCTCGGGCTGGGGCCACCCAGCCCGGCCTGCGGACCTCACCTGCAAGCCCCAGGAGGGGCTGCACCCCGGTCCCGCTCGCAGGCTGCCTCCTGTGTCCCTTCTCAGACCTGACCCCTTGTCCCCAGAGCCCTGCACACACACCCCTAGGCCAGGACACCCTCCCTGGGAGCAGCCTTGGTGCAGGCCTCCCCCACTATCTGCAGAGGGAAGGGAGAAACCTGCCACCCCGTGACTCGGGGCCTCAGGCACACTGACACTGGGCAGTGGGCTCCGTGGACGGGGTTCAGCTGGGGGGACTCCTGGCTGACCAACTGGCGTGGGCCTTGGTGACCTCTGATTTTGACTCTTGGGCAGATCGAACCCACGGATCCCCCATGTGGAGCCTGAGCCCTGAGCTGTGCCTGCCTGAGACCCAGCCGCGGGCCCCCAGGCGCTGGCCTCTCTCCCTGCTGGTCCCCGGGGTCCCCCTGCCTGAAGGCCTCCTTCCCAAGGGCCCGGCCCCAGAGGATGACGCCAGCAACCTCACCCATGGTAGGTGACCCGCCTCAGTGTGAAGTTGGCCCTGAAGCCCCTCAGCCCCAAACCAGGCCCAGCCGCACCCTCTTCTCCAGGCGCCGTCCGGGTCCTCTGTGGGAACCCCACCAAAGGCCTGCAGGAGCGTCGGCACCAGTGCCAGGTACAGCCTGCCCCCAAGGTGGGCGGCACTCTGGCCAGGCGGCACCCGTCCCCCCAGCCCCGGCAGGCCGTGCCCTGAACCAGCCCTCTCCCTTCCTAGGCTGGGGTGCACCCAGAGAAGCTGCCGCCTCCCAGGCTGGAAGAGCTGGCCCCCAGGGCCTCCGCCCCAGGGCCTGACCCTGCCAACGATCGTGACCTCCTGGCCTGGGCCGGGCTTCAGGCTTTGAGGGAGCTGCACCTGCGGTGGgtgccccctaccccccaccccagccctgccacccTGTGTGCTCTGATCGGGGGGGGCTTGTGGCTGAGACCTGCCTTGGCTGAGTGGTCGCTGGTCCCCGGGTGGCTGGAGAGTCGGGTCACAGGACCCCAAGGCTGGGGGACCAGCCCCAAGTTACACTCCTCTGGGATCTGCTCCAAAGGAGGAGCTGGCTGCAGcctcccccacccacaccccagcCCCCTTCCCAGTAGGTGCCCAGAGTCCTGGGAAGAGAGGGCTGCAGCCCCCTGGGGCCCACAGAGGGGCCCTGAAGAGCAAGAGGACAAGGCTGGGCCCAAGCCTCACTGCAACCCCCCAAGCCTGGCCCCAGGTAGCCTGCCCGACAGAACCAGCGCAGCAGAGCAGCACCGGGCTGAggcgggaggggcagggagggcctCTCCTGGGATTGGAGGCTCCAGTTCCCCTCCCCTGAGCCCCGGGGCCAGGCAGCCGGGTCAGCTGGGAGAGGGAGACGGGAGGCCCTCCCAACAAGGGAGGTACATGGCACAAGACCAGCGAAGGGAGCaggccccccctcccccaaggtGGTGGGCAAGAGACCACGGTGGGGGGTAGTGGGTGGCAGCTACTGCCTTTCCTCTGCAGACAAGGCCTGTCCTGGGCTGGGACAGAACTAAGCCAGGCAAGACCCTCCCTCAGGGACACTGGCTTGAGAGTGACCATGGCTGAGCAGAGCCAACACAGGGGCTgtgaggcagagagaaggggcgaggggggcttcctggaggaaaggTTTGAACCGAATTGCAGAACAGCTGGGCGGGCAAACCTGGGGAGCGGGCATTTGTAAGCAGGGGCTGCAAGGACCCTGCGGGTTGGTGGGGGGAGTACCAAAGAGGCCAGGATGGAGCAGGGACAGGGGCGAAGCTCTGCATTCGCTGTGCTGCTGCCTGTGcctgagggaggggctggggaaggggggcGTGACTCAGCCAGGGACCTCACCACCTGGCTGAGGCCACCGAGATGAGggcggaggagaggagggagcgcGGGCAGGCAGCCAGCAGGAGTGGCTGGAGGAGCGACAgccagtgagggacagagaggtgcTAGGACCTCCTACTTCAGTCAGGGTCCAGGTGGGCACTGGGTGACCATGAACACACCCACCCAGCCTGCCCTCAGGGGGGTGCCAGGGCTTCGCTGCATGGGGGAGGTTTGGGAACGACCCCAGGGCCACCTGCCTGTGAGCGGACACTGTGGCCCTGCCATGCGGCCCGGCCCTGGTGACGCCGGTGGCCCTGTCTGACctgctctctttcctcctttcccagAGTCTTCCAGGACCTCGGGGTACAACCTGATTCCCTGTCCCCCCAAGTCCTTCATGCCAGACCGGGGCCGAAGCTCCTGGGGGTCTGCAGATCTGCAGTTCCGGGGGCGTAGGCTCAGAACCCTGGGTAGTTTGGGGCCTGGCCTGGGTCAGGGGCTGGCTCCAGTGACTGCTCTGAGAGCCCGAGAAGTGACCTCGGGCCCCAGCCCTCGAGCAGAGGGATGTCCAGGCCCAAAGCCAGCCCCAGACTCAGCAGCCAGACCCGCAGCCTCTGGTGCATGCCGCACCTGACACTCACCACCCCAGCCCGACCCCACCCTCGTATACACCCCTACCCACTGCCAGGCCGGCCTGGCGGGTGGCCAAGGCAGGGCAATTGTTGGAGGCCCAGCGTGCACTCCGGCCTCATAGAATCCAGAGCACCTGGGCCAGCGTGCTAGGGGGGGAGAAGTGGCACAGGAGAGGACCCTCTTGGTGGAGGGAAGTCAGGAGCTGGGACCACCAACGGTGGAGAGGTAGAGCCCAGGATAGAATGCACAAGTCCCCACCACTGGCCCAGCCACCCACCTCTTCCGTGAGGCCTGGCCTTCCCTGAGGAGCAGGCTTGGGAAAGAGCAGGTTGGGCCCTGGCCAAGGTGGGTGGAACTGGGCCCTGGCCAGCCCTTGGCCAGCCCTCCAGCCACCCAGGGCTCTGAGCCACCCTTGGGCTGCTGCGGTCCCAAGTAGAAGCACTTGCCGTCGGCCAACCCTGGTGGACCGGTGGGGTTCCCCGCCTGGGGATGGGAGGACCAGCTCCCTCCTCTTGGGGCTGGATACCCAGAAACCAAACGAATCATTTTCGACTCTCAGGTGTATAGAAATGCGGTTTACTTGGTAGGCGGCGTTAGTTCAATAAATTATGCAGCCAGCGCCGTCTGCCTCCCGTGCTTTCTCCCTGCCCCACCGCAACAGTCGTGGATACGCAGGGGCGCAGCCGTCGGTACCGCCGCCCGGCCCGGCCCTACAGCGGCCAGCTACTGTCCGCGGTGATGGGCGGGCAGCTGAGGAAGCGGAAGCCGAACCTGCTCTCAGCCGTGCTCTGCACCGACAGCGTCACCATGGGACAGCCGTGGTCCACCCTCTTCCGGCACACCTGGGGGGGGCGGAGCCCGAGAGGCGGGGTCTGAGGGCGGGGcctgagggcagggcagggcctgaGGGCGGGTCGGGTCCTGAGGGTGGGGCGGGGGTCTGGTGGAGGGGCGTGGCCTGAGGATGGGGCGGGGCCTGTTGAAGGGCGGGgcccggtagagggggcaggtcTGTGGGCGTGGTCTgatggcggggcggggcggggcggggcggggcggggcggggcggggcggggcacgGCACAGCACTCACCCGGACTTTGTGCTCCTTCCTACCCTGGCAGTCCTGGAGGCCCACCCCGACCTCTGCTCGGGAAGAGAATGGGTGGGGTCAGCCGGGCGCCCCCTCTTTGCCGGCTCCACGTTTCTCCCAGCTGCTCACTCACCGGGGATGGGGATGGCGGGCAAGAGCTCTGGGTGGGTCTGGGCCGCGTCCTTGGGCCATACTGGCGCCTCCCGCTGGCGGAGGAGCTTGGTGGTACTCAGGGGGGGCAACCGGACCCGCggcctggggaggtggggagggatcgTGAGAGACAGCCTGCCAGCGGGAAGGGGTGGTCCTGGGGCAGACGCGGCCTGGGGAGGTGGAAGACCTGAGAGGAGTCCAGAACAGACGAAAGGGTGGGACCTGGGGAGGGGGAGTGCAGTCCTAGCAGGGAGTCTGGGGTCTTTGCCAAGTCCGGGCCTGGGGAGAAAGCAGGCACTGAGGGACTCGCGGTCCCCACCCCGGCCTCCGGCGCCCAGCCCGGGCCTCCCGCACCCGACCCTTGCGCGGGGGTCGAGGCTGGGGCTGATGCTCCGCAAGGTCAGCTCCGGGCCGGGCCTCTGAGAGCGGGAAACTGTCGATGGACAAGTCGGTGTTGTCTGCGAAGATCCTGGACACTGGGGTCACGCAGTGTGGGGACTGGTGCTCGCTGAGGACCTAAGAGGCCGTGGGAAACACAGAAGTCACCCCTACTCCACAAAGCCGGCCCGTCCCCCCACCCTCGCTGGGACCCGCTCTGACCTCGCCTTGGGGATTCAGGAGGAGGGTGGCACAGCCTCGGCTGGAGTGGAAGTGGACGGGCTCCTGGCCCGAGGAAGAGGGCTGCTGCCGCCTGGTGCTGCAGGGCCCCTCGCCCCACACCTGGGAAGAGCGGGGGGCGGGGCACCGGGTTAAGGGGGGCCGCCGGAGGGCTGGGCTTCGAGGGGCGCGGGCAGCGGGGCGCACCGTGATGTGGTGCCGCGGAGCCAGCAGGGTGCTGGGTGGGAAGCGGTACATGCACACAGGGAAGTCGAGCACCAGCTGCTGCAGCACGAAGCCGCCCAGGTCCACCGTCTCCTCCAGCGACTGGTTGAGGATGCGCACGAACCTCTGGCGGCGGCTAACCGCCACGATCTTCAGGCAGGCGCTCGAGGGACTGGGGCTGGAGCGCAGGCAGGGACGCTGTGCCAAGTCAGTGGGGTCCCTCCCGCCACGGTCCCACTAGGAGACCTGACCCTGCAGTCCCagctgggtctccgcctcacctTGGACAGCGCCCGGAAGGCCAGAGATGGGAATCCACCCCAGACTCAGGCTTCTGGCCATTCTTGCCCTGCTTGTCTGAGCGGGTTTTCTGGAGATGCAGGGAGAGGCAGACTGCCTGGGAGGGGGACCCCAATTTGGAGGGTCCAGGGTCCACCGAGGACATCTCCTGTGAGGCCGGATCCGGCCCGCAGTACCCTGGAGGTCCATGTGGGGGAGGAGCAGCAGCAAAGGTCAGATTCGAGCAGGAGGGACAGTGGGCCCCAGTACCTGGGGAAGCAGAGGAGTGCTGCACAGtacttggtggggggtggggcggcaAGTGAATTCAAGCCAGAGCACAAAGGCAGCAGCAGGAGTCCTCCAAGCCCACCCTAACCCCTAGGGACAGGGTTGGAGAGGCCCCTGCTGCCTCAACCTGGGAAACTGTGAAAATGGGGAGGTTAGGGGGATGTCCTTCGGGGCTTGGGGCAGAGATCATAGTCCTGCAGGTGTGGGAGGGGGAAGAAACCAGGGGAGACCCGCCCCGCTCCACCTTCGAATGTTGCCTGACTGTCCCTGCAGAGGCTCTGTGCCCGTGCCTCCACCTGCTTGGCAGTGCGGCCAGGCACTGGGGGACGGGCCCCTGTCACTTTATGCACACGATTATGCGCCACCAGCTGGCTGTTGCTGGACTCGGAGTCAGCGCCCCCGGAGCTGCTGGTGCCCACCAAGGGCAGGGAGCTCCACTCGACACTCTTGAGATTGTACTCCTGGTGCCTACAGCACAGCTCTG
Above is a genomic segment from Dama dama isolate Ldn47 chromosome 2, ASM3311817v1, whole genome shotgun sequence containing:
- the LRRC56 gene encoding leucine-rich repeat-containing protein 56 isoform X3 produces the protein MDQAWDGACGPRPSTASVQVRELSSQGLHNPQPRSKAPGHRGHGHSGQLAEECLSPARLQALAQEDDLQLVSVLEMCVNTRENSLGSFGLHLPNLSQLKLNGSCLGSLRDLGTSLGHLQVLWLARCGLADLDGISSFPALKELYLSYNDIWDLSPLCLLEQLEVLDLEGNCVEDLGQLRYLQLCPRLATLILEGNPLCLWPGPGPAHQVPRGYNYRAEVRKLIPQLQVLDELPAAHTGLPASRKLDQDWLLVKEAIKEGCILDSLLPRPDRTHGSPMWSLSPELCLPETQPRAPRRWPLSLLVPGVPLPEGLLPKGPAPEDDASNLTHGAVRVLCGNPTKGLQERRHQCQAGVHPEKLPPPRLEELAPRASAPGPDPANDRDLLAWAGLQALRELHLRPLPSRCPESWEERAAAPWGPQRGPEEQEDKAGPKPHCNPPSLAPESSRTSGYNLIPCPPKSFMPDRGRSSWGSADLQFRGRRLRTLGSLGPGLGQGLAPVTALRAREVTSGPSPRAEGCPGPKPAPDSAARPAASGACRT
- the LRRC56 gene encoding leucine-rich repeat-containing protein 56 isoform X2, whose protein sequence is MDQAWDGACGPRPSTASVQVRELSSQGLHNPQPRSKAPGHRGHGHSGQLAEECLSPARLALAQEDDLQLVSVLEMCVNTRENSLGSFGLHLPNLSQLKLNGSCLGSLSDICRDPVSTSRHSLRSCGSGFNIRICRDAVHPQQEMCPSVSVSWDLGTSLGHLQVLWLARCGLADLDGISSFPALKELYLSYNDIWDLSPLCLLEQLEVLDLEGNCVEDLGQLRYLQLCPRLATLILEGNPLCLWPGPGPAHQVPRGYNYRAEVRKLIPQLQVLDELPAAHTGLPASRKLDQDWLLVKEAIKEGCILDSLLPRPDRTHGSPMWSLSPELCLPETQPRAPRRWPLSLLVPGVPLPEGLLPKGPAPEDDASNLTHGAVRVLCGNPTKGLQERRHQCQAGVHPEKLPPPRLEELAPRASAPGPDPANDRDLLAWAGLQALRELHLRPLPSRCPESWEERAAAPWGPQRGPEEQEDKAGPKPHCNPPSLAPESSRTSGYNLIPCPPKSFMPDRGRSSWGSADLQFRGRRLRTLGSLGPGLGQGLAPVTALRAREVTSGPSPRAEGCPGPKPAPDSAARPAASGACRT
- the LRRC56 gene encoding leucine-rich repeat-containing protein 56 isoform X4 — encoded protein: MDQAWDGACGPRPSTASVQVRELSSQGLHNPQPRSKAPGHRGHGHSGQLAEECLSPARLQALAQEDDLQLVSVLEMCVNTRENSLGSFGLHLPNLSQLKLNGSCLGSLSDICRDPVSTSRHSLRSCGSGFNIRICRDAVHPQQEMCPSVSVSWDLGTSLGHLQVLWLARCGLADLDGISSFPALKELYLSYNDIWDLSPLCLLEQLEVLDLEGNCVEDLGQLRYLQLCPRLATLILEGNPLCLWPGPGPAHQVPRGYNYRAEVRKLIPQLQVLDELPAAHTGLPASRKLDQDWLLVKEAIKEGCILDSLLPRPDRTHGSPMWSLSPELCLPETQPRAPRRWPLSLLVPGVPLPEGLLPKGPAPEDDASNLTHGAVRVLCGNPTKGLQERRHQCQAGVHPEKLPPPRLEELAPRASAPGPDPANDRDLLAWAGLQALRELHLRVFQDLGVQPDSLSPQVLHARPGPKLLGVCRSAVPGA
- the LMNTD2 gene encoding lamin tail domain-containing protein 2 is translated as MAPKSCQEAEDAEEEALASLVDREPVSGHVGPPAGAAADLVAPTRPQNAKPSSTRIVSSINLQSALESLDPRTLQLLWGQRELEIQALRWAIQNQHEARHCRILQEVAGLPAERSLRSQDKFLQNQVQKLTLELKAQKEKAQLEKERLEERLQQTGDALQQLEAELQAFQKSCLLQLARSSWVGRMLRSSTGSVEVVTAETLMDLSDFSENDQATAGEGFRLEDVDWNSIAHRYPNLFTNLESNSDQKHPRTPQLPTASPPDQWSSELCCRHQEYNLKSVEWSSLPLVGTSSSGGADSESSNSQLVAHNRVHKVTGARPPVPGRTAKQVEARAQSLCRDSQATFEGYCGPDPASQEMSSVDPGPSKLGSPSQAVCLSLHLQKTRSDKQGKNGQKPESGVDSHLWPSGRCPSPSPSSACLKIVAVSRRQRFVRILNQSLEETVDLGGFVLQQLVLDFPVCMYRFPPSTLLAPRHHITVWGEGPCSTRRQQPSSSGQEPVHFHSSRGCATLLLNPQGEVLSEHQSPHCVTPVSRIFADNTDLSIDSFPLSEARPGADLAEHQPQPRPPRKGRVREARAGRRRPGPRVRLPPLSTTKLLRQREAPVWPKDAAQTHPELLPAIPIPEVGVGLQDCQGRKEHKVRVCRKRVDHGCPMVTLSVQSTAESRFGFRFLSCPPITADSSWPL
- the LRRC56 gene encoding leucine-rich repeat-containing protein 56 isoform X5, translating into MCPSVSVSWDLGTSLGHLQVLWLARCGLADLDGISSFPALKELYLSYNDIWDLSPLCLLEQLEVLDLEGNCVEDLGQLRYLQLCPRLATLILEGNPLCLWPGPGPAHQVPRGYNYRAEVRKLIPQLQVLDELPAAHTGLPASRKLDQDWLLVKEAIKEGCILDSLLPRPDRTHGSPMWSLSPELCLPETQPRAPRRWPLSLLVPGVPLPEGLLPKGPAPEDDASNLTHGAVRVLCGNPTKGLQERRHQCQAGVHPEKLPPPRLEELAPRASAPGPDPANDRDLLAWAGLQALRELHLRPLPSRCPESWEERAAAPWGPQRGPEEQEDKAGPKPHCNPPSLAPESSRTSGYNLIPCPPKSFMPDRGRSSWGSADLQFRGRRLRTLGSLGPGLGQGLAPVTALRAREVTSGPSPRAEGCPGPKPAPDSAARPAASGACRT
- the LRRC56 gene encoding leucine-rich repeat-containing protein 56 isoform X1 codes for the protein MDQAWDGACGPRPSTASVQVRELSSQGLHNPQPRSKAPGHRGHGHSGQLAEECLSPARLQALAQEDDLQLVSVLEMCVNTRENSLGSFGLHLPNLSQLKLNGSCLGSLSDICRDPVSTSRHSLRSCGSGFNIRICRDAVHPQQEMCPSVSVSWDLGTSLGHLQVLWLARCGLADLDGISSFPALKELYLSYNDIWDLSPLCLLEQLEVLDLEGNCVEDLGQLRYLQLCPRLATLILEGNPLCLWPGPGPAHQVPRGYNYRAEVRKLIPQLQVLDELPAAHTGLPASRKLDQDWLLVKEAIKEGCILDSLLPRPDRTHGSPMWSLSPELCLPETQPRAPRRWPLSLLVPGVPLPEGLLPKGPAPEDDASNLTHGAVRVLCGNPTKGLQERRHQCQAGVHPEKLPPPRLEELAPRASAPGPDPANDRDLLAWAGLQALRELHLRPLPSRCPESWEERAAAPWGPQRGPEEQEDKAGPKPHCNPPSLAPESSRTSGYNLIPCPPKSFMPDRGRSSWGSADLQFRGRRLRTLGSLGPGLGQGLAPVTALRAREVTSGPSPRAEGCPGPKPAPDSAARPAASGACRT